A region from the Rheinheimera mangrovi genome encodes:
- a CDS encoding glycine C-acetyltransferase, producing the protein MRTTPFLAHLQQQIEDVKVQGLYKAERVISSQQQAAVTVGHEQVLNFCANNYLGLANNPELIKAAQQGLDSHGFGVASVRFICGTQDIHKELEQKISGFLGTEDTILYSSCFDANGGLFETILGAEDAVISDSLNHASIIDGVRLCKAKRYRYANNDMAELEAQLKQADADGARFKLIATDGVFSMDGVIADLKSICDLADKYNALVMVDDSHAVGFVGKNGRGTHEYCDVLERVDIITGTLGKALGGASGGYTSGKKEIIEWLRQRSRPYLFSNSLAPSIVTASIKVLDLLANGDALRAKLWDNVSYFREKMSAAGFTLAGKDHAIIPVMLGDAKVAAEMARRMLAEGIYVVGFSFPVVPKDQARIRTQISAAHDKEHLDKAITAFIRIGKEMGVIA; encoded by the coding sequence ATGCGAACGACTCCTTTCCTTGCACACTTACAACAACAAATAGAAGACGTAAAAGTGCAAGGCTTGTACAAAGCTGAACGAGTGATTAGCTCTCAGCAACAAGCCGCCGTGACCGTAGGTCATGAACAGGTTTTAAATTTTTGTGCCAATAACTACTTAGGTTTAGCCAATAACCCGGAACTGATTAAAGCCGCCCAACAAGGCCTGGATTCCCACGGTTTTGGTGTGGCCTCTGTGCGTTTTATCTGTGGTACTCAGGATATTCACAAAGAACTGGAACAAAAAATCAGTGGTTTTTTAGGTACTGAAGACACTATTTTGTATTCCTCTTGTTTTGACGCCAACGGCGGTTTATTCGAAACCATTTTAGGTGCTGAAGACGCGGTCATTTCAGATTCGTTAAACCATGCATCGATCATTGATGGCGTGCGTTTATGTAAAGCTAAACGTTACCGTTATGCCAATAACGATATGGCCGAATTAGAAGCTCAGCTGAAGCAAGCAGATGCCGATGGCGCCCGTTTTAAACTGATCGCCACAGACGGCGTATTTTCTATGGATGGTGTGATTGCTGACTTAAAATCCATCTGTGACTTAGCCGACAAATACAATGCGCTGGTGATGGTGGACGACAGCCATGCTGTGGGTTTTGTTGGTAAAAATGGCCGCGGCACCCACGAATACTGCGATGTGCTGGAACGTGTTGATATTATCACTGGTACTTTAGGCAAAGCTTTAGGTGGCGCTTCTGGTGGTTATACCTCAGGCAAAAAAGAAATCATCGAGTGGTTACGCCAGCGTTCACGGCCTTATTTATTTTCTAACTCTTTAGCGCCTTCTATTGTGACTGCCTCTATCAAAGTGCTGGATTTATTGGCGAACGGTGATGCACTGCGCGCTAAGTTATGGGACAACGTCAGTTATTTCCGCGAAAAAATGTCAGCTGCTGGTTTTACGCTGGCAGGCAAAGATCACGCTATTATTCCTGTGATGTTAGGTGATGCCAAAGTTGCAGCTGAAATGGCGCGCCGTATGCTCGCCGAAGGCATTTATGTAGTGGGATTCTCTTTCCCGGTAGTGCCCAAAGATCAGGCGCGCATTCGTACTCAGATCTCGGCCGCGCATGACAAAGAACACCTGGATAAGGCCATCACAGCCTTTATTCGTATTGGTAAAGAAATGGGCGTAATTGCCTGA
- the tdh gene encoding L-threonine 3-dehydrogenase, translating into MKALAKLKAEPGIWQTEVEMPKVGPNDVLIKIKKTAICGTDVHIYKWDEWAQKTIPHGMVVGHEYVGEIVDMGSEVRGFAKGDRVSGEGHLVCGFCRNCRAGRVHLCRNTVGVGVNREGSFAEYLSIPAFNVFKIPDNIPDNIAAIFDPFGNAVHTALSFDLVGEDVLITGAGPIGIMAVAVARHVGARHIVITDVNPYRLELARKMGATRAVDVSKEDLKDVMKELGMTEGFDVGLEMSGVPSAFRGMLDTINHGGKIAMLGIPPSDMAVDWNKVIFKGLVIKGIYGREMFETWYKMASLIQSGLDLSPIVTHEMPMENYKEGFEIMCSGQSGKVILNW; encoded by the coding sequence ATGAAAGCATTAGCAAAATTAAAAGCAGAACCGGGCATTTGGCAAACAGAAGTAGAAATGCCAAAAGTAGGCCCAAATGATGTGCTGATTAAAATCAAAAAAACCGCTATTTGTGGCACAGACGTGCATATCTACAAATGGGATGAATGGGCACAAAAAACTATTCCTCATGGCATGGTGGTAGGTCACGAATATGTCGGCGAGATAGTCGACATGGGCTCGGAAGTCCGTGGTTTTGCCAAAGGCGATCGCGTCTCAGGTGAAGGCCATTTGGTCTGTGGTTTCTGCCGTAACTGCCGCGCCGGTCGTGTGCATTTATGCCGCAACACCGTCGGTGTAGGCGTTAACCGTGAAGGTTCTTTTGCTGAATACCTGTCTATTCCGGCTTTTAACGTGTTTAAAATTCCGGACAATATTCCGGATAATATCGCGGCTATCTTCGACCCATTTGGTAACGCAGTGCACACTGCTTTGTCTTTTGATTTAGTAGGTGAAGACGTACTGATCACTGGCGCTGGCCCTATAGGCATAATGGCTGTGGCCGTTGCGCGCCATGTCGGCGCCCGTCATATCGTCATTACCGACGTGAACCCATACCGCTTAGAGCTGGCGCGTAAAATGGGTGCGACCCGAGCAGTAGACGTCAGCAAAGAAGATTTAAAAGACGTGATGAAAGAGCTAGGCATGACCGAAGGTTTTGACGTAGGTCTGGAAATGTCCGGTGTGCCTTCTGCCTTCCGTGGCATGTTAGATACCATCAACCATGGCGGCAAAATTGCTATGCTGGGTATTCCACCTTCAGATATGGCGGTGGACTGGAATAAGGTTATTTTTAAAGGCCTGGTGATCAAAGGCATTTACGGCCGCGAAATGTTTGAAACCTGGTACAAAATGGCCAGCTTAATTCAGTCAGGTCTGGACTTAAGCCCAATAGTTACCCACGAAATGCCAATGGAAAACTACAAGGAAGGTTTTGAGATTATGTGCTCAGGCCAATCCGGTAAAGTCATTCTGAACTGGTAA
- a CDS encoding 2Fe-2S iron-sulfur cluster-binding protein — protein sequence MIVLTFALLFLTLFLFGRGYWQHIALPKLQNQRLKLQLVRVKRQGQYLKLWLQHPDGLLLPKAKAGQHILLYGKDLQGKPVSRAYSLAQDCSQQRYYQLVIKAETDGRLSQALFQHLKVGDFIESSYPRGHFLLNRSRQPLVLVAGGVGITPMLAMAYAAIRQKRQVFLVYQARRLDDIVFYPLLRRLPRLQLRIALTQPPADWQGFKGRIDAGYLYKLAGAQAQYYFCASAKMVEQLIYDLGILGAQHCYAEFFSASASEQSFPIEINGVFADSQGHKSVLDAILAARVPLNYDCKGGSCGLCKVRVVKGEYQQVLEPSMSCGGDEVLACCIQPTSALVLSADIQSEELSPEQSTGLEPAASSH from the coding sequence ATGATCGTCCTGACTTTTGCTCTGCTGTTTTTGACATTGTTCTTATTTGGCCGTGGTTATTGGCAGCATATTGCTTTGCCAAAATTACAGAACCAGCGTTTGAAACTGCAACTGGTAAGGGTAAAACGCCAGGGCCAGTATTTGAAGTTATGGCTGCAGCATCCGGACGGCCTGCTATTACCCAAAGCTAAAGCGGGTCAGCATATTCTATTGTATGGCAAAGATTTACAGGGCAAACCCGTCAGCCGCGCTTATTCATTGGCACAGGATTGTAGTCAGCAGCGTTATTACCAACTGGTGATTAAAGCTGAAACCGATGGCCGCTTGAGTCAGGCTTTATTCCAGCATTTAAAAGTAGGCGACTTCATCGAAAGCTCTTATCCACGTGGCCATTTTTTATTAAACCGCTCGCGCCAGCCGCTGGTGCTGGTGGCTGGTGGTGTAGGTATTACGCCAATGTTGGCAATGGCTTATGCCGCAATCCGGCAAAAACGTCAGGTGTTTCTGGTGTATCAGGCCCGTCGTCTGGACGATATCGTATTTTATCCCTTACTACGCCGTTTACCCCGTTTACAACTTCGTATTGCTTTGACTCAGCCGCCAGCAGACTGGCAAGGCTTTAAAGGCCGCATTGACGCAGGGTATTTGTATAAACTGGCAGGCGCTCAGGCTCAGTATTACTTTTGCGCTTCAGCCAAAATGGTGGAGCAGCTGATTTATGATTTGGGCATTTTAGGAGCCCAGCATTGTTATGCCGAGTTTTTTAGTGCTTCGGCCAGCGAGCAAAGTTTCCCTATTGAAATCAATGGTGTGTTTGCAGATAGCCAGGGCCATAAATCAGTACTGGATGCTATTCTGGCTGCAAGAGTACCGCTGAATTACGACTGCAAAGGAGGTTCTTGTGGCCTTTGTAAAGTGCGGGTTGTTAAAGGTGAATACCAGCAGGTGCTGGAGCCCAGCATGAGTTGTGGCGGGGATGAAGTATTGGCTTGTTGTATTCAGCCGACTTCGGCTTTGGTATTGAGTGCTGATATTCAGTCTGAAGAGTTATCGCCAGAGCAATCGACCGGTTTGGAACCTGCTGCAAGTAGTCATTGA
- a CDS encoding IS3 family transposase (programmed frameshift), with translation MKTSKFSDSQILAILKQAEAGAPVPELCREHGMSSATFYKWRAKFGGMDASMMARLKELEAENARLKKMYAEERLKAEILKEAIEKKLVKPSRRRELAQKAVREKSISVTLACAVFSISETCYRYQARLRDENAEIADWLLRLTSTYRSWGFGMCFYYLRNVKRFGWNHKRVLRIYRELELNLRIKPKKRLTREKPEPLAVPEMKNQCWSMDFMHDQLEDGRSFRLLNIIDDFNREGLAIEVDFSLPAERVVRVLNQVIEWRGKPKEIRSDNGPEYIGSVLKNWAESNGVALKYIQPGNPQQNAYVERYNRTVRYDWLNQYLFSSIAEVQDYATEWLWFYNNERPNKALGGIPPKYKDNLVTQASTSSVH, from the exons ATGAAAACATCAAAATTTAGTGACAGCCAAATCCTGGCAATTTTAAAACAAGCGGAAGCTGGAGCTCCGGTTCCCGAACTCTGCCGTGAGCACGGTATGAGTTCGGCCACCTTTTACAAATGGCGCGCCAAATTTGGCGGCATGGATGCATCCATGATGGCCCGGCTTAAAGAGCTGGAGGCGGAAAATGCCCGGCTGAAAAAGATGTACGCCGAAGAACGGCTCAAAGCCGAAATCCTCAAAGAGGCCATCGAAAAAAAGT TGGTAAAGCCGTCGCGCCGACGGGAATTGGCGCAAAAGGCGGTGCGCGAGAAATCCATTTCTGTCACATTGGCCTGTGCGGTGTTTAGCATCAGTGAAACCTGCTACCGCTATCAGGCCCGTCTGAGGGATGAGAACGCGGAAATTGCGGACTGGCTGCTGCGCTTAACCTCCACTTACCGGAGTTGGGGCTTTGGCATGTGTTTCTATTACCTGCGTAATGTGAAACGCTTTGGCTGGAACCATAAACGTGTGCTGCGGATTTACCGCGAGCTGGAGCTGAACTTAAGGATAAAACCCAAGAAACGGCTCACCCGTGAAAAGCCTGAACCGCTGGCGGTGCCAGAGATGAAGAACCAATGCTGGTCGATGGATTTTATGCATGACCAGCTCGAGGATGGCCGCAGTTTCCGGCTGCTGAATATCATTGATGATTTTAACCGGGAAGGCTTAGCCATTGAGGTCGACTTCTCGCTACCGGCAGAACGGGTAGTCAGAGTGCTCAATCAAGTCATTGAGTGGCGAGGCAAACCCAAGGAAATCCGTAGCGACAACGGCCCTGAATACATTGGTTCTGTCCTCAAAAACTGGGCAGAATCAAACGGAGTGGCCCTGAAGTATATTCAGCCAGGCAATCCGCAGCAAAATGCCTATGTGGAGCGATATAACCGTACAGTTCGCTACGACTGGCTAAACCAATATTTATTCAGCAGTATTGCCGAAGTTCAGGACTATGCGACAGAATGGCTGTGGTTTTATAACAATGAACGGCCAAACAAAGCTTTGGGTGGCATACCACCGAAGTACAAGGACAACTTAGTAACACAGGCTTCTACTTCAAGCGTCCATTAA
- a CDS encoding DUF6174 domain-containing protein has translation MRKIILLFIVLSFFGCSLLNTSKREIRNSEKLWATSAVKNYNYTFTVASLARDNECSTPKVGIEVEVRNGKLTKFGTCALTVEKASQFGTVERVFETLKNERSSSPPGLEVRFNKVYGYPEYIDINYSRWLTDHRVQYHLRNFKVME, from the coding sequence ATGAGAAAAATCATATTGTTGTTCATTGTCCTATCTTTCTTTGGATGCTCATTATTAAATACATCAAAAAGAGAAATACGAAATTCTGAAAAGTTATGGGCGACTTCTGCGGTAAAGAATTACAACTACACATTTACAGTTGCATCTTTGGCTAGAGACAATGAGTGCTCAACTCCTAAAGTTGGAATTGAGGTTGAAGTGAGAAATGGAAAGCTTACGAAGTTCGGTACTTGCGCATTAACTGTAGAAAAAGCTTCTCAATTTGGAACAGTAGAGAGGGTGTTTGAAACTCTGAAAAATGAAAGGTCTAGCTCACCTCCTGGTCTAGAGGTAAGATTTAATAAGGTTTATGGGTATCCTGAATATATAGACATAAACTATTCTAGGTGGCTAACTGATCATAGAGTTCAATACCACCTGCGTAATTTCAAGGTCATGGAGTAA
- a CDS encoding tRNA-dihydrouridine synthase, producing the protein MRIVLAPMEGVVDHLMRDMLTRIGGFDLCITEFVRVVDQLLPNRVFTRICPELKQGGVTPAGVPVRVQLLGQEPQWLAENAVRAVQLGSPGVDLNFGCPAKAVNKSRGGAVLLKETETLYQIIKAVRDAVPSQFPVTAKIRLGFDDTSLTLDNARAIYEAGASELTVHARTKSDGYRPPAYWPWIKQIRQTIPLNVVANGEIWTPEDAALCLEQSGSTDLMLGRGALASPGLARDIKQHFANGTHQKMPWPQVLELLLQYSDYEIAGDKGLYYSNRIKQWFSYLKLQYVEAETLFQQLRVQQKAADLVATLHGALEKLSSISEH; encoded by the coding sequence ATGCGTATTGTACTAGCCCCAATGGAGGGTGTGGTGGACCATTTAATGCGGGATATGTTAACCCGTATTGGTGGTTTTGATTTATGCATCACTGAATTTGTCCGGGTGGTAGACCAACTTTTGCCAAACCGGGTTTTTACCCGTATTTGTCCTGAATTAAAGCAAGGTGGCGTAACTCCGGCCGGTGTGCCGGTGCGGGTGCAATTGTTGGGGCAAGAACCACAATGGCTTGCCGAAAATGCTGTACGTGCTGTGCAACTTGGTTCTCCGGGAGTGGATTTGAATTTTGGCTGTCCGGCCAAAGCGGTCAATAAAAGCCGCGGCGGAGCTGTGCTGCTAAAAGAAACCGAAACCTTGTACCAGATTATTAAAGCAGTGCGTGATGCAGTACCGTCCCAGTTTCCGGTCACAGCAAAAATACGCTTAGGTTTTGACGATACCAGCCTGACACTCGACAACGCCCGCGCTATTTATGAAGCCGGAGCAAGCGAGCTGACAGTTCATGCCCGCACTAAAAGTGATGGCTATCGACCGCCTGCGTATTGGCCCTGGATCAAACAAATCCGCCAAACCATACCTTTGAATGTGGTCGCCAATGGCGAAATCTGGACACCAGAAGATGCAGCTTTGTGTTTAGAACAATCCGGCAGCACAGATTTAATGTTAGGCCGCGGTGCTTTAGCCAGCCCGGGTTTAGCCCGCGATATCAAACAGCACTTTGCTAATGGCACTCATCAGAAAATGCCATGGCCTCAAGTACTGGAACTGCTGTTGCAGTACTCAGACTATGAAATAGCAGGCGACAAAGGCCTGTATTATTCCAACCGGATTAAACAGTGGTTTAGTTACCTAAAGCTGCAGTATGTCGAAGCCGAAACCTTATTCCAGCAACTACGGGTACAGCAAAAAGCAGCGGATTTAGTAGCGACTTTGCATGGGGCTTTGGAGAAGCTTTCAAGCATCTCTGAACATTAA
- a CDS encoding HDOD domain-containing protein, giving the protein MAKAINMAEVEKALSGFTIPPQPTVLLSIKAEIESDDPNIKRIAELINQDLGIAGFTLKVVNSVYFGLRRKISSVEHACKFLGLTRVIKLVSSVVLRFTLSEGRTDRFTENLWQSAGNVANAATLLAQQLRYGTDCADDAYSLGLFHNAGMLLISSQFKDYAKVLKQAHLAGYSMSDAEDQNFQTTHELLGYMIAQSWGLAPELTNVIAYHHSHALILASDDIYEKRLFALLKLAEHMTDESKVLLDLDMDPEWDHHKATILDILELDELALHDLGDYLQQQGVPNRYHA; this is encoded by the coding sequence ATGGCAAAAGCAATTAATATGGCCGAGGTAGAAAAAGCGTTAAGTGGCTTTACTATTCCCCCTCAGCCGACTGTTTTATTAAGTATCAAAGCAGAAATTGAAAGTGATGATCCGAACATTAAGCGTATTGCTGAACTGATCAATCAGGATCTGGGGATTGCGGGTTTTACCCTCAAAGTGGTGAACTCTGTCTATTTTGGTTTGCGTCGTAAAATCAGCTCAGTAGAACATGCCTGTAAGTTTTTAGGTTTAACCCGGGTGATTAAATTAGTCAGCTCTGTGGTGTTGCGTTTTACTCTAAGCGAAGGCCGGACTGACCGTTTCACTGAAAACCTGTGGCAAAGCGCCGGCAACGTGGCCAATGCCGCTACTTTGTTAGCACAGCAGCTGCGTTATGGTACAGATTGCGCTGACGATGCCTACAGCTTAGGTTTATTCCATAATGCCGGTATGCTGTTGATCAGCAGCCAGTTTAAAGATTATGCCAAAGTACTGAAACAAGCTCATTTAGCGGGCTACAGCATGTCTGACGCTGAAGATCAGAATTTCCAGACCACCCACGAACTGCTGGGCTATATGATTGCTCAGTCCTGGGGCTTAGCACCTGAGCTGACCAATGTGATCGCTTACCACCACAGCCATGCGCTGATCCTGGCCTCTGATGATATCTACGAAAAACGTTTATTTGCTTTGCTGAAACTGGCTGAGCATATGACAGATGAAAGCAAAGTTTTGCTGGATTTAGATATGGATCCGGAATGGGATCATCATAAAGCCACTATTCTGGATATTCTGGAGCTGGACGAACTGGCCCTGCACGACTTAGGCGACTACCTGCAGCAGCAAGGTGTGCCAAATAGGTACCACGCTTGA